The sequence CGCTGAATCTCCTGCCTGCGCTCGAGAACTTCCCGAAGTTCCCATGCGGCCTCCAGCCCTGCCGCATAAACCTTGATCGCCTCCAACAGCGTGGTCTTCCCCACGTTGTTCTTGCCGACGATGAGGTTCACGCGGCCCAGGCGCGGAATCTCCAGGTCCCTGAACGCTCGGAACCCCTGGATGCGGAAGGAGGGGAGGATGGGCGCGGAAGGGGGCGGCATGGCGGCGGTGTCCTGGCGCACGCATCGGCGCCGTGCAGTGAACCTCGGGCGCGTCCCGAGGCATCTCGAACCATCCCCAGAACCCCCCGGCCGCGCAACTTCCAGGTGCGCGGCCGGAGGCGTCCTTCAGGGCCTCACGGCCGGCGCTTGATCCACGCGGACACCTCCGGGGCCACGCGCTCGCGCAGGGCCACGTCCTGGGTCAGCCGCTCCAGGGTCTGTGCCGTGGCCTGCTGCGCCTCCGGGATGGGGTTCGCCTGGAGCAGCGCCTTCACCTGCTCCAGGTGCTCGCGCGTGCGCAGGAGGCCCAGGCCTTCCACCACCCGGCGCAGCAGCATGGGCGCCGCTCCCGTGCGCGCCACCAGCTCCTTCCAGCGCTTGCGCAGTTGCTCCCACCAGGCGTCGCGCCCGGCGCGGTTGCCCAGCAGGCCCGTCGCGAAGCTCGCCACGTCCTGCGTCTTCACCGTCTCCGAGAAGAGCAGCGCCTGCGCCCGCTCCGTCAGCTTCGCGTCCTCGAAGGACGTGAGCGCCATCAGGTAGCGCCGCTGCGTCGCCGGATCCGGCTCCTTCGGCATCCGCTGCAACAGGTCCTCGAAGAGCGCCGTGTCGCCCGCGCGCGCCACCATGCCCACCGCCGTGTCCAAGAGGTTCGCGTCCAGCGCCGTCTTGTCCCCCTGGAGCATCCGCTGCACCAGCGGCCGCGCCTGCGCCAGCACCTCCGGACTGCGCGCCAGGCCTCCCACCGCGCGCACCAGCGCCGCGCGGCGCAGCTTCACGCGGTCCGGCTCGCCCGGCGCCGCCTGCCAGCCCAGCTTCTTCAGGCCGCCGCCCAGCAGCCCCTCCACCCACCGGCGGAAGCGCTCCTGGTCCTCGCCGTCCGTCAGCCGGTTCTCGATGTAGCCCAGCCGCCCGACGAGCTCGTCCAGCACCGCCTCGTCCTCCTCGTCCCCGAAGCGCGCCGCCAGGTCCAGGAGGTCCGCCACCGGCGCCTGCCCCGCGCGCACCAGCGCCCACGTGTCCGCCAGCAGCGAGATGCGCTCCGACGGCGCCAGCGTCCCCAGGTTCGCCGCCAGCGCGTCCAGCGCCGGCTTCTCGTACGCCACCCGGTAGAAGCCCGTGGAGCCGCCGTTGGCGCACAGCCACTTCACGTCCCCCGCGCCCTCCAGCGTCACCGTCGCCTCCGCGTCGCGGAAGAGCACGCGCTGCTCCTTCACGCCGCTCGCATCCTCGAAGCGCAGCACCATGGGCACCGGCCACGTCTCCGGGCTCTTCACCCCCGGCTCCGAGTAGAAGCGCCGCTGCGACAGCGTCACCTTGCGCCCCTCCCGCTTCACCGACACCAGCGGGAAGCCGCTCTGGCCAATCCACTTCGTGGCCAGCTCGTTCACCGGCTGCTTCGCCGCCTCACCCAGCGCGTTCCACAGGTCTTCCTTCACCGCGTTCGCGCGCGCGTGCTTGCGCATGTACAGACGGATGCCCTCGCGGAAGGGGCCCTCGCCGAGGAACCCCTCAATCATCCGCAGCACCGCGCCGCCCTTCTCGTACGTAATCGCGTCGAAGCTCTCACCGGCCTCGCCCGCGTTGCGCACCTCCCCGTGGATGGGGTGCGTGGACTTGAGCGCGTCCAGCGCCAGCGCGCTCGCGCGGTGCGCGTCGAAGTCCAGCCACATGCGCCAGTCCGGCCGCCACTGGTCGACAATCTTGAAGGCCATCCACGTGGCGAACGCCTCGTTGAGCCAGAGGTCGTCCCACCACACCATCGTCACCCAGTTGCCGAACCACTGGTGCGCCAGCTCGTGCGTCACCACCTCCGCCACGCGCTTCTGCACGGACAGGGGCGCGGTGGCCGGGTCCAGCAGCAGCGCCACCTCCCGGTAGGTGATGAGGCCGGCGTTCTCCATGGCGCCCGCCTCGAAGTCCGGGATGCCCACCTGGTCCACCTTGCCAAAGGCATACGGCAGCCCGAAGTAGTCCCGCAGCCGGGGCAGCACTTGCAGCGCCGCGTCCTGCCCGAACTTCGCCAGGTGCGCCTTCTCCGGCAGCGCCCACGTGCGCACCGGGACGCCCTCCACCTGCTCCTCGGGCGTGCCCACCAGCGGCCCCACCACCAGCGCGATGAGGTACGAGCTGAGCAGCTCCGTCTCCTCGAACGTCACCTTGCGCAGCGCCCCGTCCTTCTCGTCCTTCACCACGCGGCCGTTGCCCAGCACCGTGTGCCCTTCGGGCACGCGCACCGAGAGCGCCCAGCGGGCCTTGAAGGCCGGCTCGTCGAAGCAGGGGAACAGCCGCCGCGCGTCCGCGGCCTCGAACTGCGTGGCGGCCACCTTGCCCGCCGCGTACAGGCCGCGCAGGCCGTCGCTGAAGTGCCCCGTCCACTGCACGTCCAGCGTGCCGCTGCCCGCGGGCAGGGGCGCATCGAACGTGAGCACCACCGTCTCGCTCACCGGAGAGACGCGCTTGGACGTGGGCTTGCGCACGTCGTTGCCGGCGCGGAAGGTGACGTCGCCCAGCTCCAGCGCGTTGGCGTGGAGGATGATCTCCGTCGTGGGCTGGGACAGCTCCAGCTCCACGCGCTGTTCGCCCGTGAAGGTGTGCCCGTCCAGGTCCAGCGTCACCGTCGCCTGGTAGCGGCGCGGCCGGAGGGTGGTGGGCAGGCGGAAGTTCTTGTCGTCGGTGGGATGCGCCATAGGGGCGGCAATCTAGCGCTGGCCACGCCTTGTGCTCGTGCTCCATTTCCCAGTGTCCGCCGCTTCACGGCGCTCCATGTGGAGGCGGGCGGACGGCTCCGGGAGGTCCAATCGCGCCGTACATCCACCTCCACCGGGCGACACCTCCGTTGGCCACGGAGCAGGGATGTGCCCGCGTGGATGGCATTGGACCGTGGGACTCGCGCAGACTGCCGGGCATGTTCTCGCGTCCCTTCCGAGTGCTTCTGTTGGCGGTGGTCACCGTGCTGGGGCTGTCCGCCGCGCAGGAGGTGGCCGAGCACTGCGTCCAGGGCCTGGAGGAGGGCCTGCGCGTGGCGGCCTTCTGGCGGCTGTCCCCGGTGGAGCAGGGCGTGGTGCACCGGCTGGCGCAGCTGGCCCTCTACACGGGCGTGGGCGCGTTCCTGGGCTTCGTGCAGTCGCGCGTGCTGCGCGGGGCGGGGTTCCAGGTGCCCGGCTGGGTGGGGATGACGGCGGTGGGCGTCGCGGTGGGCCTGGTGGGCTCGGAGGCGCTGGCCGGGGCCCTGGGCGTGTCCCCCCGGATGGCACCCGTGGGCATGGGCCTGGTGCTGGGCCTGGCGCAGGCCTGGGTCCTGCGGCGCGAGGTGTACGGCGCCGTCGTCTGGGGCGTGGCGTGCGTGGTGGGCTACGGCATGGCCGGGCCAGTGGCGGACTGGAAGCTCCAGGCCTGGAAGACGGCGATGCTCGAGAACGCCACCGGGCGCCTGTCCTCCATCGTCATCACGGCGCAGACGATGACGTGGGTGGCGCTGGCGCTGAGCATGGTGATTGGCGGCCTGTTCATCTTCACCAGCCTGCGCGCGCAGGTGCTGCCCGCGGCCGGCTCGCGGCTGCCCGGCGCCATGGGGCAGCTCACCTTCCTGGGGCTGGCGCTGCCGCTGATGGTCGCGCTGGAGGCCCGGCAGAGCGCACTGGCGCCGAAGGCAGGCCCGGGCTGCGTCCTCAGGAGCATCCCCGTCCACGACCCCGAGCCTGCCCCGGCGCCCGTCCGGACCCGACGCGCCCCGAGCGAGGAGGGTTTCAGCCCCGGCTGCGCGGGCAGGGGCTGCGGGCCGGCGCGGACCTACGAGGCGCCTTCGCAGCCGCCGGCCGTGCTCCCGGACCACCGCCAGGCGCGGACCGTCCACGACGAACACCTGTTCGTGCTGACCGCCACGGAAAAGCTCCAGGTGCCGGCTTCGGGCCGGCGGTGGAACAACCGCGCGAGCACCGAGGCCGAGCCCATCAACGCGGCCTCCGGGGCCGGAGCCGACCAGGGCTCCCCGGCCCACGTCGAGTTCTGAAGCCTTCAGGGCGCGCGGTTGCCATGGGTGGGAACTTCCTTGCCCACCTGGTGCCGAGGGGTGTGCGCCATCCGTCGTGAGGTGGACACGCGCCACGCCGCGAGGGCCGGGCACGGCGGTTGCTCTGTCGCGTCCGCATGGGACGAGGCGTGTGGGTGGGCGCGTTGGTGAGCGCGCTGGTGTGGGGCGGGGCGGCCGAGGCCGCGAGCAAGGTCACGGCGACGAAGAAGGCCCGGCCGGTGGTGCAGCTGTCGGAGCGGGCGCTGTGGCGTGCGAAGTCCTGGGTGGGGATGACGACGCTGGCGAAGATGAGCTCGGCGGTGACGGATGACTGCTCGGGCATGACGCGGCTGGCGTTCCAGCAGCGGCGGCTGGACCTGCTGCCGGATGACGTGCTGCCGGAGGAGAACGGCGTCACGGCCATCCACCGCAAGGCGCGCGCGCTGGGCATGCTGTCGGACACGCCGACGCCGGGTGCGCTGGTGTTCTTCAAGAACACGTTCGACCGCAACCGCGACGGCCTCATCAACGACGGCCTCACGCACATCGGCATCGTGGAGCGCGTGGGCGCGGACGGCACGGTGACGTTCGTGCACAAGTCCGGCGGGCTGGTGAAGCGCTCGCGCTTCAACCTGCTGCAGCCGGAGGCGCGCAAGGACGCGAAGGGGCACGTCCTCAACGACTGGCTGCGCCGCAAGGGCAAGAAGACGCGCGGCTACCTGGCGGGAGAGCTGGTGGCGGGCTTCGCGTCGGTGGACGAGCGCTGGCGCTCGCCCGAGCCGCCGCGCGTGGCGTCCGCGAAGTTCACCGTGAAGGGTGACGCCCGGACGGCGCGGCGCTAGACACGCCCGGCAGATGTCCACCGTCGAAGGTCCGCCCGAGGCCCCGAGTCCCGAACCCGCCGAGCCCGTCCGGCCGACGCCGCCGACGCCAGAGGTCCGGCCGGCGCCGAAGCCCCGGCGGCGCTGGACGCGCTGGGCGCTGGGGGGCGTCCTGCTGCTGCTGTTGGGGACAGTGGCGGCCACGTACGCCGGGCTGCCGGACGCGGGCCCGCTGGTGAAGGAGAACCCGAAGACGACGGCGCTCATCGAGCAGCGCGCGAGCGAGGCGCGCGAGGCCGGGCGCAAGCCGCGCCGCAAGCAGCAGTGGGTGCCGCTGTCCGCGGTGTCCAAGCCCGCGGTGGACGCGGTGCTCCTCTCCGAGGACGCGAGCTTCTACCTGCACGACGGCGTGGACACGGTGGAGCTGGCGCGCGCGGTGGGGCAGGCGATGGAGGAGGGGAAGCTGGGGCGGGGGGCGTCCACGCTCACGCAGCAACTGGCGAAGAACCTCTGGCTGTCCACGGACCGCAGCCTGCTGCGCAAGGCGAAGGAGCTGGTGCTGGCGCACCGGCTGGAGGAGGCGCTGACGAAGCAGCGCATCCTCACGCTGTACCTCAACGTGGTGGAGTGGGGGAACGGCGTGTATGGGATTGAGGCGGCGGCGCGCGAGCACTTCGGCGTGTCCGCGTCCCAGCTCTCCACGGCGCAGGGCGCGGTGCTCGCCGCGATGCTGCCGTCCCCGCGCAAGCGCTCGCCGTCCAGTGGTTCGCGCGCGCTGTGGAAGCACGCGCACCGCGTGGTGGACGCGCTCAAGACCTACAAGCGCATCAGCGCCGCGCAGGCGGAAGGCGCGCACGCGGAGGTGGACCGGCTGCTCGGCCGCGCCCCCGCGGACGACGGCGGCGCGGACGAGGCGGAGGACGACGGCCCCTGAACGGCCGCGGGCCCTAGAGTCCGCCCACCTCCAAGGCCCCACCCAGTCCGGGGAAGGTCTTGGTGACGTTGGCGCTGAACACGATGTTCTCCAGCACGATGTTCACCGGCAGCCCGAGCCCGTCCGTGGGCAGGCCGTTGGTCCGCTTGACGGTGTTCTCCACGATGAGCCACACGCGCCGCCGGCCCAGGGCCTCCTTCAGCGCCGGGCTGTTCACGACGAGCGGCGTGCGGCTCTCGGGCGCGAACGCGCGCGGCGCCAGCAGCAGCGTCGAGGCCGCGTAGTACGGCGGCAGGTTGGCCTCCGTGTAGGTTTTGGGTGTGCCCGGCTCCGCCTGCCCCGTGAAGGACAGCCGCGCGCTCAATTCCAGCGTGAGGACCCGGGAGGGATTGGTCACGACGAGCATGGCCTGCACCGTGTTGACGGTGACGACGGACAGGTCCTGCGTCTCCTCCGGCAGGTCCAGCGCCACCTCCGCGTACACCGGCGCCAGCACCGACGTCACCGGCACCGTCTGGGTGAACGGCGCCGTCTCCACGTTGATCTCCGCCGAGCACGACGCCAGCAACAGGCCGCACAGGCCCACGATGAATCGACGCATCATCGGAAGCTCCAGGACAAATCGATGGTGGGCAGCACCGGCAGGTCCTGCCCCGGGAGCGCCGGGTCGCTCAGGTCCACGTAGGCCGCGCCCAGCGCCATGCCGAAGTGCTCGCCGCCGTAGCGCACGCCCGCGGCGGCCTTGAGCTTCGCGCCGCCCTTCACGCGCATGCCCCCTTCCGCGATGAGCGACCACGCCTCGGTGAAGTTCCACGCCAGCGCGCCGGTGAAGGCCAGGTAGTCGGAGTCATACCGCGCGTATCTCGCCTCGCCCTGCACCAGCACCGGCCCCAGCGACAGGCCATACACGGCATAGAAGGCCGGGCCGGACAGCTCCGGCGTGAAGCTTTGAATCGCCGGCTCGCGCGACTCCACGCGGCTGGAGTACGCGGACGCGCCCACGAAGTGCGTGTAGCGCGCGCCCAGCGCCACCCGGTGCGGCCCTCCGGCCACCGCCCACCGCAGCCCCAGGTTGGGCGCGAGCAGCGCGTCCGCGTACAGGGACGTGTCCACCGACAGCCCGGCGAACAGCGGCAGCGCCGTGCGCTGGAGTCCCACCACCGGCGCGTCGATGACCTCCGCCGCGTCCGAGGTGAGCAGCCGCGCGACGTTGGTGCGCACCTGCGCGAAGGCCGCGGCTGGCAGCAGGAGCAGGGCGACAAGCAATCCGAGGGGTGGACTGGGGCGGGGTGGGGGCACGGCTGTCGACTCCAGGAGCATGCGGGGACGGCCTCCTTGTAGTGCGTTCAGGCGGCCGGAGTGGATCCCTCCGTCCAGGAGGGGCCCTGCCCCCCAGGCGGCTTGGGCTGGCGGGCCGCTCCGGCGGGAGGTATTGGTTTGAATGCAAACACCATGAGCGACCCCCACCCGGACACCGCGCGCGACGCGGACGACGTGCGCGAGCGCGTGCTGGCGCTGCTGAAGCGGCATGGCTGGAACGCGACGTCCTTCCAGGTGCTCCAGCCGGGCTTCCAGTACTGGTTCTCCGCGGAAGGGGACGGGTGCATCGCGTACGTGGACACGGGCGGCGCGTGGGTGGCGGGCGGAGGTCCCATCGCCGCGCCGGAGCGCGTGCGGGACGTGGTGGAGGCCTTCCACCGGGC comes from Corallococcus macrosporus and encodes:
- a CDS encoding biosynthetic peptidoglycan transglycosylase, coding for MSTVEGPPEAPSPEPAEPVRPTPPTPEVRPAPKPRRRWTRWALGGVLLLLLGTVAATYAGLPDAGPLVKENPKTTALIEQRASEAREAGRKPRRKQQWVPLSAVSKPAVDAVLLSEDASFYLHDGVDTVELARAVGQAMEEGKLGRGASTLTQQLAKNLWLSTDRSLLRKAKELVLAHRLEEALTKQRILTLYLNVVEWGNGVYGIEAAAREHFGVSASQLSTAQGAVLAAMLPSPRKRSPSSGSRALWKHAHRVVDALKTYKRISAAQAEGAHAEVDRLLGRAPADDGGADEAEDDGP
- a CDS encoding M1 family metallopeptidase, yielding MAHPTDDKNFRLPTTLRPRRYQATVTLDLDGHTFTGEQRVELELSQPTTEIILHANALELGDVTFRAGNDVRKPTSKRVSPVSETVVLTFDAPLPAGSGTLDVQWTGHFSDGLRGLYAAGKVAATQFEAADARRLFPCFDEPAFKARWALSVRVPEGHTVLGNGRVVKDEKDGALRKVTFEETELLSSYLIALVVGPLVGTPEEQVEGVPVRTWALPEKAHLAKFGQDAALQVLPRLRDYFGLPYAFGKVDQVGIPDFEAGAMENAGLITYREVALLLDPATAPLSVQKRVAEVVTHELAHQWFGNWVTMVWWDDLWLNEAFATWMAFKIVDQWRPDWRMWLDFDAHRASALALDALKSTHPIHGEVRNAGEAGESFDAITYEKGGAVLRMIEGFLGEGPFREGIRLYMRKHARANAVKEDLWNALGEAAKQPVNELATKWIGQSGFPLVSVKREGRKVTLSQRRFYSEPGVKSPETWPVPMVLRFEDASGVKEQRVLFRDAEATVTLEGAGDVKWLCANGGSTGFYRVAYEKPALDALAANLGTLAPSERISLLADTWALVRAGQAPVADLLDLAARFGDEEDEAVLDELVGRLGYIENRLTDGEDQERFRRWVEGLLGGGLKKLGWQAAPGEPDRVKLRRAALVRAVGGLARSPEVLAQARPLVQRMLQGDKTALDANLLDTAVGMVARAGDTALFEDLLQRMPKEPDPATQRRYLMALTSFEDAKLTERAQALLFSETVKTQDVASFATGLLGNRAGRDAWWEQLRKRWKELVARTGAAPMLLRRVVEGLGLLRTREHLEQVKALLQANPIPEAQQATAQTLERLTQDVALRERVAPEVSAWIKRRP
- a CDS encoding CHAP domain-containing protein, coding for MGRGVWVGALVSALVWGGAAEAASKVTATKKARPVVQLSERALWRAKSWVGMTTLAKMSSAVTDDCSGMTRLAFQQRRLDLLPDDVLPEENGVTAIHRKARALGMLSDTPTPGALVFFKNTFDRNRDGLINDGLTHIGIVERVGADGTVTFVHKSGGLVKRSRFNLLQPEARKDAKGHVLNDWLRRKGKKTRGYLAGELVAGFASVDERWRSPEPPRVASAKFTVKGDARTARR